The genomic DNA GCTATCGCAAGTATAATTCTTGAAGAACTCGGAGATGAACGCCGATGGGATGAAGCGTTTGCCGCATCACAAGATAAACTCGCCAAACTCGCCCAAAAAGTACGGGCCGATATCAAGGCAGGTCGTTTCAAAAAAATGGGAAGGAATAATGAAATGAGCGATTACACGATCTATGCACTGATGTACTCGGAAGATCCCGCTCGCGATGCTATGACCTACAACTCTCTGCAGAATGGAGTGGGACGTTTCGGTTGGAGCTATGAAAAAACTGCTAACTTAAGAACGTTACAGGCCAGAATTGATAATGGGGATAGCCTTACATGCGAAGAATGGGATTGTTATCATCCCTTTCTACTCGATATCAAAGAGGAAGACTATGTAGTTTATATCAATATACCTGAATGGGGCAAGTGTACTCTCGCCCGTGTCACCGGCCCCTATTTTTGGAGCTACGAAGATGATAATTTCAACCATCGTTTCCACGTTGATCCCGAGTCGGTTTGCGTCTTTGACCGAAACAACACAATCGTTTACCCCCAGCTAAGAAGGAAGCTCAAACTGCGGGGACGATGGTGGCGCATCTACGATCTGCATGAGAAATTTGAATTTCTTATCGAGTGTTTGAAAAGGGGTGAAGAAGGCACGCTTAGTACACCGGAAACGAATATCGATTGGCTCAAAAAGGATATTCTATCCGATATCACAAAGAAAATTCAGCGTACGCATCCAGGTTCCCAGCTCGAGTTCCCGATTGCAGAAATTTTCCGGAACGTTCCCGGAGTCAAAGAAGTGAAGGAACAAGGTGGTGCCGGAGAACACGGCGCAGACCTACAGGTAATTTTTGAATGGGAGATACCCATTCTGGAGATACAAGAACAGCGCATTTGCGTGGTTCAAGTGAAATCCTTTGAAGGCGAGATGTGGGAAACCAAAGCCGTAGATCAAATTCAAGAGGCACTTGACTATTGGAATGCAGACATGGGGATCATTGTATCCACAGCCTCCTCTGGTTCCGAAGCACTTGACACGGCTCTTAATCAACTGCAGCAAAAAACAGGGAAGCCCGTTTATTTGCTTATTGGCGAGGATGTTGCCGCTTTTCTGTTGCGCTTTGGCGGTCAACTCTTGTTCTAACCGCCTCTTGAAAATGCAGAAAATATCGCCGCGGACCTTTCCAAAAAGGAGGTTTTGACGATGAAACATCCAGCCTGGACACAAGCTGATTCGCGCGAAGCCAAACAGATCTGGGAGGAATACCAAAAGCAGCATAATCTCTCAGATCGAATTGGACAAACAGCAGGGATTGATCCTAAAAGTAGACACATTTGGTTTGGCTCTTCAATTAGAGATATTGTCCTTCAAAGAAATACTGAAGGATTGAATTCTCCTATTTTCTTTGAACGAGTTGGATCTGAAACCTATTTCCGAAAAAGAGTTCGTCGGTGATTCGCGGAATGGTTTCAGATGATGGAGTACCGACAATCATACTGTTGATTGCCAGTCAAGATTGAAAGACTACTATTGACACAGACTCCAATGGAGACCTGGTATTACCCGAAACGCTACGAAATTCTTTGAATACCCGTTATGTTAATCGAAGGATAGTATAATGAATAAAATAACCTCGAGAATCTCCAGATACTTCAGAAGATGGTATGACGAAAACAAGTTGCGGCAAACCCTTAAAAAATGCCGTCG from Gemmatimonadota bacterium includes the following:
- a CDS encoding restriction endonuclease, with product MSKLPPEKQEAIASIILEELGDERRWDEAFAASQDKLAKLAQKVRADIKAGRFKKMGRNNEMSDYTIYALMYSEDPARDAMTYNSLQNGVGRFGWSYEKTANLRTLQARIDNGDSLTCEEWDCYHPFLLDIKEEDYVVYINIPEWGKCTLARVTGPYFWSYEDDNFNHRFHVDPESVCVFDRNNTIVYPQLRRKLKLRGRWWRIYDLHEKFEFLIECLKRGEEGTLSTPETNIDWLKKDILSDITKKIQRTHPGSQLEFPIAEIFRNVPGVKEVKEQGGAGEHGADLQVIFEWEIPILEIQEQRICVVQVKSFEGEMWETKAVDQIQEALDYWNADMGIIVSTASSGSEALDTALNQLQQKTGKPVYLLIGEDVAAFLLRFGGQLLF